AATCACGCTGGCAGCGTGCAGAAAGCCGTTCGGGGCGAGCAGTTCCGTCCGGATGGGCAGCTCACTGCGGATCACGCCGCGCTCGATGTGCGTGAAGCGGATGCCGATCAGACCGGGCAACTTACCCTCGCCTAAGGCATTCATGTCGTCGAGGGTGGGCAGGTCGGCCATGCGCGCAGGCTAGTGCATCCGTCCGGCGTTCAGCGGGGCCACACGCGGCCCATCCATCCGGCAGGATTGGTGCTCTCGCCCCGAACCCGGAGTTCGAGGTGCAGGTGCGCGCCGACGGCCAGTCCAGTCTCGCCAACCTCACCAACCTGCTGGCCGCGGACGACGTGCTGCCCGGCCTTCACGAGCAGTCGGCTCTGGTGGAAATATAGGCTGGTCACGCCCACACCGTGGTCGATGATTACCAGATTGCCCCGCACCGGCACGCGGCCTGCGAACACCACCGTGCCGTCGTTGACGGCCAGCACAGGCGTTCCCGCCCTGGCGGGGTAATCAGTGCCGAAATGGTAGGCGACTGGCCCTCCGGCGGTATACGTGCGCGGCTGCCCGAAGGAACTGGAGGTCGGCGCGATGCCTTTGAGCGCCGGAGTGAAAGGCTGAGTCCAGGCCTGTGGCGTCCGCAGGGCGTAGGCCTTCTCGACGGCGGCCTCCTCGGCCTTGCGGCCCGGATCGAGCAGCAGGTTGCTGACGCGGGGCGGCAGGTTCAGGTGCTGGATGGGCTGGTCGAGGCCCGTGACGGGAATCCGGCCGCGCACGAGTTCGCTGCCGACGCTCACCTCGTACACCAGCGGGTTGGTCTTGCCGAGCACCACCCGTCCGAGTACGAGATACGAGCCGGCCGCGCCGGTCGGGTGCAACACCTCGTCCGGCTGGCGGACATCCTCTCCGACCTCGCTCGGGAAGCGCACGGTGGCCTGTGTGGCCCGGGGGCCACCGAGGATCACGGCGAAGGCCTCGCCCATCCGGAGGCTGGCGGGCACGCTAATGTCCACGTCCGCAATCCTGGAAGTCGCGGCAGTCGGCACCAGCTGTTCGGGGGGCAGCGGAGACGGGAGCCCCGGCTTGCTGGTCGCCGTCGGGGGTGTGGTGCTGGGCGGTGTGGACACTGGCATGCCGGGACTTCCTGCCTCGCCCGGCACCTTCAAGGCCTGCCCCACGCTCAGGCTGGTGGTGCCCAGGCCGTTGAGCCGCTGGAGTTCCGCCACGGTGGTGTGGAAGGTGCGGGCGATCGAGTACAGGGTGTCGCCGGGTTTCACGGTGTAGGCACCCGCGAGTCCAGTGAGCGTCAGGGCGAGCAGCAGGGTGGTGCGGCGGATCATGCGCGGAGCATACGGTGGTTTGGTGAGGGCCGCCGGGACCCTGTCCTGCCCGGCAGCGGCGACCGCACTCGCTCACAGCGGGAGGGTTCAGTCGATGTCGAGGGTCAGGGTCACCGGTCCGTCGTTGGTCAATTCGATGACCATATGCGCGCCGAACACTCCCTCACCGACGGCCAGGCCAAGATCGCGCAGGGCGGCGTTGAACGCGTCGTAGTGGGCCCGCGCCTGCTCCGGCGGGGCGGCGCCCAGGAAGCTCGGCCGGTTCCCGGCGCGGGTGTCGGCGTACAGCGTGAACTGGCTGATGCTCAGCACACCGCCGCCGATGTCGAGGACGGAGCGGTTCATCTTGCCGGCGTCATCGTTGAAGATCCTGAGCTTGGAGAGCTTGACGGCCAGCCGCCGGGCGATCTCCGCCGTGTCTGCTGGCGCGACCCCCAGCAGCACGACCAGTCCTGCCCCGGTTCGCCCGGTGACCACACCGTCGACCGTGCAGGTGGCGTGGGTGACGCGCTGGAGCACGGCCCGCACCTCAGGATTCCAGCCGGGCCCGCAGGGCGGTGATCGCACCCGTCAGGAGGTCCGCCTCGATGAGGTCGAGGTTTCCCCGCGTCTTCTCGGCGAGCATCGTGAGGAGTTTCAGGCTGCGCTGGGCGGTCTGCCGGGCACGGCCCTCCTCGAGCAGGCCGTCGCGGGCCGCGCTGGCGGTGGCGGCGTTCAGGTCGCCCAGCGCGGCCTCGGCCGTAGCCTGAAGCGAATTCACGAGTCCGACGAAATCCGGATGGGGCATGCGCCCGAGCATACCGGCCTGACCCGCGGGTGGGTCAGCTGACGGCGCTGGAGTCCGCCGGGGCGTCCAGGCGGGGGCGGCGGCTGCGGGCCTCGCGGCGGGCCTTGGGATCGAGCCCGATCAGCAGGAAGAAGTTCTCCAGGGCATTTTCCTGGCCCTTGATGTCCGGGTGTTCGTGTTCAGCGGTGCCGGTCACGAAAGGCAAGGCGCGGTAGCGGTCGAGGGCGTGTTCGATCACCTCGTCGCTGGCGTGCGTCTCGGCGAAGGTGCCGAGCGCGGCGTAGATCTCGCGGCGGCTCTCGGCGTGTTTCAGGAAGGCGTCCGGGTGGGGAGTTTCGGTGGCGCGCAGCATGTCCTGACGGGCGATCCGGCGGTAATGCTTGAGTCCCAGCTGAATCTGTTCCGTGGTCATGGGTTCTTTCATCGGTCCTCCGGCTGGCTGGTCACGTGGGTCGGCAGATGGCCCTTGCCCAGAAGTATAGGAGGGGGAGCGCCCGGCGATGGCTAGGGCCGGTGGCACTGCGGTGAAAGCGCCGCCAGGTTCCTAAACCCACAACATTAGAGTATCGTGAGAAAGCTAAATAGTTCACTTCGGACATTTGCACCGTACCCAGGCAGCTTCAATGGCCACACTGCCCCATGAGCCGGAACGTGAGATCGGTGAGACTTCCTTACCCCCATCGGATGCTCACGGCGCATAAAGCCCGCATAGGCGCATACCACAACCCCATTCCCCCCACAATTAAGGCCGGAAAAATTAACGTGAGGTAAACTTCAGGGGTCGATGAATCCTTCCCGTGTCCTCCTCACCGCCGCCGCGATGTGCATCTCGACCGCCACCGCCGCCACCTACACCGTGAAGACCGGTGACACCCTCTACTCGATCGCCCAGGCCCAGAAGACCGACGCGAGCACGCTGATGAGGATCAATCACCTCGACAGCAGCACCCTGGCCGTCGGCCAGCGGCTCGAGACCGGCAGCGCCGCGCCCGCCACGCCAAGACCCGCACCAGCACGCGCCCCCACCCAGCCCGCCGCCGCACCCACCCGTGCAGGCGGCGCCTTCACGAGAACCGCCGCCACGCGCTACCTCGGTATCCGCTACGTGCTGGGCGGCACCGGTAATGGGGGCATCGACTGCAGCGGCTTCACCCTGCGGGTCTTCCAGCAGCTCGGCATCAACCTGCCGCGCACCGCCGCCTCGCAGTGGTCGACCGGCACGGCCGTCAGCCGCCGGGATCTGCAGGCCGGCGATCTGGTGTTTTTCAACACCATGGGCCGCACCGCCAGCCACGTGGGCATCTACCTGGGTGACGGCATGATGGCCGGCGCGAACTCGTACTACGGCAAGACCATGATCGAGCCCCTGTTCAGCAACCCGTACTGGGCCAGCCGCTACGACGGTGCCCGCCGCGTGCTGAACTGACCAACACCCGGAACTTCATCGACACGTCCCCGCCTTCCGGCGGGGATTTTTAATGTCCGGCTGGCTTCGACGGCTTGCGGAATGATAGAGGCTGGCCACCCCACTGCGAAATCGGCCAGCCTCTGAAGGACGACGGTTATTGCTTGATGACTTCCGCGTCCTTGGGCAGTTGGCGCAGGGCGGCGGCCGTGAGCCCGGCGTTGGTCTTGAAGGCCGACACGGTCAGGTCGGCGAGGGTCTTGCCGGCGTTGTTCGTGAATTGCAGACGGGTGGGACGCCATCCCGACTCGCTGATCCACACCAGGGTGCGGCCACTGTCGCCCGATTTCGGGGTGGCCTCCAGCTGGTAGATGTGCTTGCCGGCTGCGCCCGTGCTGCCCAGCAGTTTCACGTTGTACCCGCTGAGGAGCGAGGCAGTATTGCCGAGCTGGGTGAAGTCCAGGCCCGTGAGTCCCGCCGTGTCGGCCGCTTTCGAGGTGCTCGTCACCGTGACCTGGTTGGTCAGGTACAAATACTGACGCACCTCCGTCTTATCGGCCACCACGATGTTGTCGGCCAGGGCGTCGGGCGCGTTGAACTGCACGCGAATCAGGTTCTGCGCGGGAATGGTCTTGACGAGCACGTCGAGCTTCTGCGAGTTGCTGTCCAGGGTGGCCGTGCCCGCCAGCCGGAAGGAGATGTCCTTTGCGGCGCGCTGGGCGGCGTCGACCTTGCTTACGATGTCCTGGGCGGTCTGGGCGTGGGCGCCGCCGAGCAGCGCGGCCACGAGGGTCAGAGTGATCGTTGTGCTCGTTCGGGCGGTCATGGGCCGAGTATCCCGTCCGTCCTCATGAGAAGCGCCCGTGCCCACTGACCCGGACTTTAGGCTCCGGGGGCGGCCCACTTACCCCGTCACGGCGAGGCGCTGTCGGGTGTGGCGGCATTGAGATCCAGCCCATACCCGATCCGCGCCCCGACGCCCACCTGACCGGCCAGGTCACGGCCACCACTGACTGTCAGGTTCAGGGTTCCCGAACCGAGAGGAAGGCCATAGTCCACCCCGACCCGCAGCGGAGCCGACGCGCTCCGCCAGGGCTCGTACGCGCCGTACAGCCGCAGGGTGCTGCCTGCGCCCAGGACATCGGCCGCCGACACGCCGGCGGTCAGCCCCAGGCTGGACGGCCCGAGCAGTCCATCCACGGTGAGGGTCACGCCATCGGGCGTCGAGTAGCCAACACCTGCCGTGGCCCCCAGCACGTTCCGGCCCACCCGCGCGCCAACGCGCCACGTGAGGGTGCCCGTGACCTCAGTCTCGGGCGGGGCGTCCGGATCGTCGTCCTCGGCCGGCGGGAGCGTCCGGGTGAGGTCGTGGCGGCCCTCCACACCCCCGAAGCCCTGGGCCTGAGAACCGAACTCTCCGCCCAGGACAGCCACCAGCGTGCGGTTCACGCGGTAGCGGGCGGTCACATCGGCCGTCCAGCCCGAGGCGCGCAGGTCGGTCGGCGTGGCCGTCCAGGCGGCCAGCGGATCCACGCTCGTGGCCGACGTGGTGAAGAAGGAGCCGCCGCCGCTCAGGGCAATCGGCCCGACCGAGGCATTCGCGCGTGACGTGAGCCGCACGCCACCGGCGTATGTGACCGCCAGATCCGTGCTGGACGTGACCGCCCCCAGCGGAGGCAGCGTCAGGCTGCGCGTGTACCCGGCGTCCAGCGCCCGCGAGGACACGCCAACCTGCGCCGTGCCGCCCAGCACCCGCAGCTCGCTCAGGCCGATACGCGCCCAGCCCGAATCGAGAACGCCTGTGCCGCCGGAGCGGTAGGCGACGCCGAAATCCAGCGTAGTCGCCTGCGCCGGGCTGAGCACACTCGCCCTGAGGACACCGATGAGGGCCACGCAGGCCCAGGTAATGCGTGGGTTCATGGGGCCGAGCGTAGCAGCGCGGCGCCTCCCTGGCCCTTGAGGCTCCAGTCACATCGGCGCGCTACGCTGCGGGCATGCGCCGGACCGTGACCCTGTGGCTGACCCTGCTCCCCCTGAGCGCCTGCGCTCCCACCCAGGTCATCCAGGTGCCGACCGTGGACGTGCAGAGTGTGCGCCTCACCCGCCTGTCCCTGCCGGGCGGGCTGGGCGGCGCGCCCGTGGCCGACCTGACCCTGAACCTGCGGGTGGGCAACCCGAACGTGATCGGCCTGCGGATGGCCGATATCGTGTCGGACGTGATCATCGACGGTGCGAAGGTCGGACACGTGAACCTGCCGAACGTGAACGTGCCCGCGCATGGCAGCGCGGATCAGGTGGCGAACGTGTCCATCCCGGTGACGCTCGAGACGGCCAGCGCGTTCCTGAAGGTGGCGCGCGGCCAGCTCGTCACCTACCGGCTGGACGGGGGGTTCACGGCGGATTTCGGGCCGCTGGGCCTCCAGCACTTCGGGCCGTTCACGCTCGCGCAGGGGCAGTGGAAGCAGAAC
The Deinococcus sp. KSM4-11 DNA segment above includes these coding regions:
- the dtd gene encoding D-aminoacyl-tRNA deacylase; translated protein: MRAVLQRVTHATCTVDGVVTGRTGAGLVVLLGVAPADTAEIARRLAVKLSKLRIFNDDAGKMNRSVLDIGGGVLSISQFTLYADTRAGNRPSFLGAAPPEQARAHYDAFNAALRDLGLAVGEGVFGAHMVIELTNDGPVTLTLDID
- a CDS encoding peptidoglycan DD-metalloendopeptidase family protein, coding for MIRRTTLLLALTLTGLAGAYTVKPGDTLYSIARTFHTTVAELQRLNGLGTTSLSVGQALKVPGEAGSPGMPVSTPPSTTPPTATSKPGLPSPLPPEQLVPTAATSRIADVDISVPASLRMGEAFAVILGGPRATQATVRFPSEVGEDVRQPDEVLHPTGAAGSYLVLGRVVLGKTNPLVYEVSVGSELVRGRIPVTGLDQPIQHLNLPPRVSNLLLDPGRKAEEAAVEKAYALRTPQAWTQPFTPALKGIAPTSSSFGQPRTYTAGGPVAYHFGTDYPARAGTPVLAVNDGTVVFAGRVPVRGNLVIIDHGVGVTSLYFHQSRLLVKAGQHVVRGQQVGEVGETGLAVGAHLHLELRVRGESTNPAGWMGRVWPR
- a CDS encoding DUF1844 domain-containing protein, which encodes MPHPDFVGLVNSLQATAEAALGDLNAATASAARDGLLEEGRARQTAQRSLKLLTMLAEKTRGNLDLIEADLLTGAITALRARLES
- a CDS encoding LEA type 2 family protein, whose protein sequence is MRRTVTLWLTLLPLSACAPTQVIQVPTVDVQSVRLTRLSLPGGLGGAPVADLTLNLRVGNPNVIGLRMADIVSDVIIDGAKVGHVNLPNVNVPAHGSADQVANVSIPVTLETASAFLKVARGQLVTYRLDGGFTADFGPLGLQHFGPFTLAQGQWKQNPILPF
- a CDS encoding C40 family peptidase, yielding MNPSRVLLTAAAMCISTATAATYTVKTGDTLYSIAQAQKTDASTLMRINHLDSSTLAVGQRLETGSAAPATPRPAPARAPTQPAAAPTRAGGAFTRTAATRYLGIRYVLGGTGNGGIDCSGFTLRVFQQLGINLPRTAASQWSTGTAVSRRDLQAGDLVFFNTMGRTASHVGIYLGDGMMAGANSYYGKTMIEPLFSNPYWASRYDGARRVLN
- a CDS encoding outer membrane lipoprotein carrier protein LolA, encoding MTARTSTTITLTLVAALLGGAHAQTAQDIVSKVDAAQRAAKDISFRLAGTATLDSNSQKLDVLVKTIPAQNLIRVQFNAPDALADNIVVADKTEVRQYLYLTNQVTVTSTSKAADTAGLTGLDFTQLGNTASLLSGYNVKLLGSTGAAGKHIYQLEATPKSGDSGRTLVWISESGWRPTRLQFTNNAGKTLADLTVSAFKTNAGLTAAALRQLPKDAEVIKQ